The Betaproteobacteria bacterium sequence CCAACCGGGCGTTGATGGCATTGCGGGCCAATGCCAGCAGGGTCTCTCCAATATCAGGCATGGCCCACCACCGGAAAACTGAAGGAGGCATAGCCGACCACCCGGTTTCGGTCGCCCGCGGTATCGCCGGAATTGCACATGCTGAGCAGCGTGGGAGTCAGGCCGCGCTGGCGGGCTGCGAGCAGCAGGCCATTGATCGGAAAGGCACCACAGGCCTGCTCTGGACGGATGTGGCAGTCGAGTTGAAGGATGTGCTGACAGGTGTCGCGGTCAACCTGTTGCGCAGTCCCGTAGGGCAGGAAATGCGACAGGTCTGAACTGACGACGATCAGTATTTCCGGGCCATCCCATAACTTATCGAGCACTTCTGCCACGGCTTCGGCCGTCGCTTCGCCAACCGCAAGCGGGACCAGCGTGAATTGTTCGAGCACGCGCTGCAGGAAGGGCAGGTGTACCTCGATCGAGTGTTCAAAGGCATGCACCTTGTCGCTGAAAACGATTTGCGGCAGGTTGGCGATGGCGGCAATGCCCGGTGCGTCGAGCCGGATGGTGCCGAGCGGCGTCGAAAATGCCTCGGCTTCGGGGAGGGCGATGCCGTTGACTGCCACCCGGTGCGTCGGCCCGAGCAGGATGACGCGGTGGATAAGCTTGGCCCACGGCTTAAGCGTGGCGTAGGCGATGGCCGCTGTCGAGCCGGAATAGACGTAGCCGGCGTGAGGCACGATCAGGGCCTTCGGTTGGGCAACTGTGTCGTTTTGTGTATTGGCGAGCAGTTGGTCGATGGTTGCAGACAGCTCGCCGGCGTCCGCAGGGTAGAACATGCCGGCAACGGCAGGAGGGCGGGTATTGATCATGGTCTACTCCTTAAATGAGCATCAATCCGGCAGCCATGCCGACGCCGATGCCGAGCAGGCCGGGCAGGGCGTGGCGGGCCAGCTTGCTGCCACCGATACTGAGCACCAGCCCGATCTTGAAGATCAGGTTGGCCGCCAGGGCCAGGGTTACAGCGATGACGGCATCGCCTCCGGCCAGTTTTTCCAGATTGAACAGATGCAAGGTGGACAATACGCTTGCATCAGCATCGGTCAGGCCGGATACCACCGCAACGATGAACAGGCCGCTATTGCCGGCGATATCCTGCAACCAGGCAGAGGCCAGCAGCACGAAGGCATAGAGCAGGCCGAAAGAGATGGCGGTCTTCAATTCGGTCGGGTTGCTGACTTCCGGCATCGGCAAGGCACCAGCACTGGCCAGGGCGCGCCAGCTATAGGCTGTCAAGGCGATGCCGGGCACGATACCGCAGGCGAAAACGGTGACGATGGGCAGGATCAGGGATGGCGCGACGATGCTGGCGATGATGCCGATACGGATCATCACCATGACGTTGGCGATCAGGATGACGATGGCCGACATGCGAACGAGGTCGGCGTGGGCGCGGGCGTGCCGGGAAAACATCATGGTGGTGGCGGTGGACGAGGCCAAGCCGCCGAAAATGCCAAGCAGCGCAGCACCGTAGCGGGTGCCGACAATACGCAATGCAAGGTAACCAGCCAGCGCGAGGCCGGAAATCAGCACCACCATGTACCAGATCTGCCGTGGATTGATGGCGTTGTAGGGGCCGAAATCCTCGCTCGGCAGAATGGGCAGAATGACCAGCGACAGCACAGCGAATTGCAGGATGGAGTTGATATCCTTCGGCGTGGTGCTCTCGCTGAACTGGCGAAGTTCCGCCTTGAAATAAAGCAGCACGGTCGTTGTGATGGCGAGCATGACCGCCAGCGTCGCGTAGCCGAACCAGACGGCCGCACCCAGACCGTAGGTGATTATGATGGCGGCCTCCGACGTGAAGCCGCGATATTGCTCTTCCTGCTGGGCAGAAAAATTCGAGGCAACCATGCTCCCCGAGGTGACGAGCAGCCCGGCCACCAGTAGCCAGGGTCCGCCTGTTTTTTCGCCAAGCAGCGCAAACAGGCAACCGAGCATCGCCACCAGGGCAAAGGTGCGCAAGCCGGCGGCGGCGTCCGGACGCCGTTCGCGTTCCATGCCGATGAGCAGGCCGATACCGAGCGCCGTCGAAAATGCCTCGACAGGCACAGCCAGTTCGGGAACGACGAAGCTCATGCGATTCCTCTTTTGTCTGCGTTCTTAAGTAAAATTAAGCCATGCCACGCCATTACGCAATCGTTCCCGCTGCCGGCAGCGGTTCCCGCTTCGGTGCCGAGAAGCCCAAACAGTATCTCGAACTGCTCGGTCGCCCCCTGATATTTCATGCACTGGCCGCCCTGACCGCCTGCCCGGCTATCGAACGCGTCTGGGTCGTGCTGGCACCGGACGACCCTTGGTGGCCGCAATATGACTGGAGTGCCCTCGGCTCGAAGCTCGAAACCGTGCGTTGTGGTGGCGCTACGCGTGCTGAGAGTGTGACCAACGGCTTGCGGGCAGCGTCCATGGTCGCTGCAGACGACGACTGGATTCTGGTGCACGACGCCGCCCGGCCATGCCTGTCGGCCGCCATGCTCGAAGCCCTGTTTGCCGAACTGGCCAACGACCCGGTCGGCGGCATCCTTGCCGTGCCGGTCGCCGATACGCTCAAACGGGCCGATGGCGAGCAACGCGTCGCCGCCACCGAGCCGCGCGATGGTTTGTGGCAAGCGCAGACGCCGCAGATGTTCCGCTACGGTCAACTGGAAAAAGCGCTCAAAAATGAAAATTCCGTGACCGACGAAGCCGGTGCCATCGAAGCGCTCGGCCTCAAGCCAAAACTGGTGCGCGCCGATTCGACCAATCTGAAAGTCACCTATCCGGCCGATCTTGCCTTGGCCGCCATGATCCTGAGGGCACGCAAATGAATTTCCGCGTCGGGCAGGGCTACGATGTGCACAAGCTGGTCGAGGGCAGAAAGCTGATTCTCGGCGGTGTCGAAATCCCGCATCCAACCGGTCTGCTCGGTCATTCCGATGCCGACGCGCTGCTCCACGCGATTACCGATGCGCTGCTCGGCGCCGTTGCGCTGGGCGACATCGGCCGCCATTTTCCCGATACCGACCCCCGCTACAAGGGCGCCGACAGTCGGGTATTGCTGCGTGGCGCGGTGGCCTTGCTGGCCGAAAAAGGCTGGCGACCGGTCAATGTCGACGCCACCCTGATCGCCCAGCAACCCAAGCTGGCGCCGCACGCCGCCGCCATGGTCGTCAATGTCGCAGCCGACCTCGGCATCCCGGTCGATTGCGTCAATATCAAAGGCAAGACCAACGAACGTCTGGGCTACCTGGGGCGTGAAGAAGCCATCGAAGCGCAGGCCGTCGTGCTGGTGGAACGTGTCGGCTGACTAGCAAAACAGCCCATGAGTCATTGCTGCTCCGCATCCGCCTGTGAAAACACGCAGCTGAAAAAACAGTGTTGCCCAGTGAATGGCAACGAATGCTCGGAAGTGTCAGCGCGAACTATTTCGCACCACATCCATGATGCTTGGCATTGGCAACCATCCGCCCATCGCTATTTTTTCTGCGATGACCCTGCGTGTGATGTTGTTTACTTCGGTGACAACGGTTCAATCATTTTCAGGTCACAATTAAGAACTCGAGTTGGCATCAAGGATTTATCGAACGATAGTCTCCTGTGCTACTGCTTCGGTGTCACAAAAGGCGATTTTCTGGCCGATCCAGCAACCAAGGATTTCGTCATAGCCCAGACCAAGGCAGGTTTGTGCGCATGCGATACCCATAATCCTTCGGGACGATGCTGCTTGAAAGATTTTCCCAAGCCTGTTGGAGAGTGACGGCAGCACACAACTGCGCGACAAAGGCTGACAAGCGGATAATTTCGACTGGGCAACAGCACTGAGATAGGGTGGTCAAATTAACGCGATTCCGAAAACGCCGACTGAAGGTCGCCAGCAAAATGCCGTCAAGCCGGCTACGGCGAGGGTTTTCTTTGCCCTCTGGCCAACCGCGGCGCTGGCGGATCAGCTGGGACGGGTTGCTCGCGACGCCGCTGCCCGATTTGGCGGTCGGGCCACCCGGCCGGACAGCATTCATCTGACGCTCGCCTTTCTCGGCAATGTGCCCGAGTCGCGTTTGGCTGAACTGGCGGTTAGCGCTGCTGGCATCCGGGCAGCAGGCTTTACTCTGACTATTGATCGGCTCGATTTTTGGGTGCGCAACCATCTTTTGTGGGCAGGTTGTTCGGCGCCACCTGGCCTTCTGGCTCAGCTGGCCGTCGATTTGCGCGAGATGCTGAGCGCCGCTGGCTTCAAGGCCGGGCGGACGGCAGGCGTATTTTCACCACATGTTTCGCTGGTTCGCCGGGTGCCGGAGGGGGCGGGGGCGTCTGATCTTTGTCCGCTGCCGATGGGTGAGTTGCGCTGGCCGTGCTCCCGTTTCGTGCTGGTTCGCTCGCAGCTGACGGCGACCGGTAGCGAATACCGGATCATCGGCGAATTTCCATTGCACGGGGAATCACATGAGTGACGGGCTGAGCCTGATTGAAGGCGCGCATACCTTGCGCAACGTTTGCCGCGATTTTCCGGAATGGCATCGGGGCCGCTCACCCTATGTTTTCTGGGCGCTCGATGTCGATTTTCCGGCGGTTCGGGCGCAGGTAAAGCGGGCTGGCGATCATCTGAGTGGTCTGTTGCTCGACAGCTATTCGCGGCAGCCGCATGTAACGCTTGAGCTGTGCGGCTTTCCGTCACACGCACCTGCGGGTGACGACGAGTTTAGCAAAGAGATGATTGATCGCCAGTGTTCTGCCTTGCGCGCGGCGCAAGTGCCAGCTTTCGAGATCATCATCGGTGGCTTGGCCAGCTTTTCATCGGCGCCGTTTTTGCAAGTGGCTGATTTTGCCGGGCGGATTGCGGCGGTGCGCAATTGCCTCGCGGTCGATGGCCGGCATCGCCTGCTTGGCCGTTATGTGCCGCACGTGACGGTCGGGTTGTATGCTGATGCATGGCCG is a genomic window containing:
- a CDS encoding 2-C-methyl-D-erythritol 2,4-cyclodiphosphate synthase; protein product: MNFRVGQGYDVHKLVEGRKLILGGVEIPHPTGLLGHSDADALLHAITDALLGAVALGDIGRHFPDTDPRYKGADSRVLLRGAVALLAEKGWRPVNVDATLIAQQPKLAPHAAAMVVNVAADLGIPVDCVNIKGKTNERLGYLGREEAIEAQAVVLVERVG
- a CDS encoding 2'-5' RNA ligase family protein; the protein is MSDGLSLIEGAHTLRNVCRDFPEWHRGRSPYVFWALDVDFPAVRAQVKRAGDHLSGLLLDSYSRQPHVTLELCGFPSHAPAGDDEFSKEMIDRQCSALRAAQVPAFEIIIGGLASFSSAPFLQVADFAGRIAAVRNCLAVDGRHRLLGRYVPHVTVGLYADAWPVTNIAARFGQYVAGEPSHCQIERVSLMSYSPSLIGGELSAVADFHLASGEMRWHRSLP
- the thpR gene encoding RNA 2',3'-cyclic phosphodiesterase, producing MNAIPKTPTEGRQQNAVKPATARVFFALWPTAALADQLGRVARDAAARFGGRATRPDSIHLTLAFLGNVPESRLAELAVSAAGIRAAGFTLTIDRLDFWVRNHLLWAGCSAPPGLLAQLAVDLREMLSAAGFKAGRTAGVFSPHVSLVRRVPEGAGASDLCPLPMGELRWPCSRFVLVRSQLTATGSEYRIIGEFPLHGESHE
- a CDS encoding 2-C-methyl-D-erythritol 4-phosphate cytidylyltransferase produces the protein MPRHYAIVPAAGSGSRFGAEKPKQYLELLGRPLIFHALAALTACPAIERVWVVLAPDDPWWPQYDWSALGSKLETVRCGGATRAESVTNGLRAASMVAADDDWILVHDAARPCLSAAMLEALFAELANDPVGGILAVPVADTLKRADGEQRVAATEPRDGLWQAQTPQMFRYGQLEKALKNENSVTDEAGAIEALGLKPKLVRADSTNLKVTYPADLALAAMILRARK
- the amrB gene encoding AmmeMemoRadiSam system protein B → MINTRPPAVAGMFYPADAGELSATIDQLLANTQNDTVAQPKALIVPHAGYVYSGSTAAIAYATLKPWAKLIHRVILLGPTHRVAVNGIALPEAEAFSTPLGTIRLDAPGIAAIANLPQIVFSDKVHAFEHSIEVHLPFLQRVLEQFTLVPLAVGEATAEAVAEVLDKLWDGPEILIVVSSDLSHFLPYGTAQQVDRDTCQHILQLDCHIRPEQACGAFPINGLLLAARQRGLTPTLLSMCNSGDTAGDRNRVVGYASFSFPVVGHA
- a CDS encoding MgtC/SapB family protein — encoded protein: MSFVVPELAVPVEAFSTALGIGLLIGMERERRPDAAAGLRTFALVAMLGCLFALLGEKTGGPWLLVAGLLVTSGSMVASNFSAQQEEQYRGFTSEAAIIITYGLGAAVWFGYATLAVMLAITTTVLLYFKAELRQFSESTTPKDINSILQFAVLSLVILPILPSEDFGPYNAINPRQIWYMVVLISGLALAGYLALRIVGTRYGAALLGIFGGLASSTATTMMFSRHARAHADLVRMSAIVILIANVMVMIRIGIIASIVAPSLILPIVTVFACGIVPGIALTAYSWRALASAGALPMPEVSNPTELKTAISFGLLYAFVLLASAWLQDIAGNSGLFIVAVVSGLTDADASVLSTLHLFNLEKLAGGDAVIAVTLALAANLIFKIGLVLSIGGSKLARHALPGLLGIGVGMAAGLMLI